The nucleotide window GCTGGAATCAGCCGCTGAGCACCGGCCGCACCTTGTGGAACGAGCTCTGCACCCGCTACTACACCGGCGTTGATTCGGTGACCTGGATGCAGCAGCAGTGGGCTGCCGTAAAGCCCCAGATTGACCCCGAACTCCACGCCGACGTAACCGGCCGCCTGCAAACCCAGCACAAGGAGGCCCTCTGGTGGCGCGACGCCTGCGTGCTCTACTTCCAGTCGGTGGCCAAGCAGCCCATTCCGGCTCCGTTCAGCCCACCCACCCGCACCCTCGACGACATCAAACGCCTGGTCATGATTTACCAGTTGCGCTAAACGAATTGAATACCAAATTAATACCCGTCATGAAAAACATGCCGCACGTGAACGGCCACGCCGTGCACACCAGTACCCTTACCCACCAGAATAGCTTTTCCCTGGAAGGGCAGCTGGCTTTAATTACCGGCGGCGGAAGCGGCATCGGCCTGGCCATTGCCCAGTGCATGGTGCACGCCGGCGCCACGGTTATCATCACCGGCCGCCGCGAAGAAGTGCTGAAGGACGCCGTGCAGGCCATGGGCGAATCGGCCCACTACATGGTCAACGACATCTGCGACCTGGCCTCCATTGATGATATGGTGGAGCAGCTCGAAGCCGCCTACGGTCCCCTGGATATCGTGGTCAACAATGCTGGTATCAACCTCAAAAAACCCGCTCTGCAAGTAACTGACGAAGAATTTCACAACATCCTGCACACCAACCTGAACTCGGTATTTGCCCTGACCCGCGCCTGCGCCCGGCGCATGGTGGAGCGGCAGCGCGGCGTGATTCTGATGATTTCGTCGATGGCCGCCTACTACGGCATCGATAGGGTAGTGGCCTACGCTGCTTCCAAGTCGGCGGTGGAAGGCATGGTGAAGGTGCTGGCCTCCGAGTTTTCCGGCGACAATGTGCGCGTCAATGCCATTGCGCCCGGCTTTATCGAAACCGAGATGAGCCGCAAGGCCATGAACAACGACCCCGACCGCCGCGACCGGGCCATGCGGCGCACGCCCATGGGCAAGTTTGGCCAGCCCGAGGACATTGGCAACGCGGCCGTGTTTATGGCCTCCGACGCGGCCCGCTACATTACCGGCGTGTCCCTCCCCGTCGACGGGGGCAACTCCATCGGCTTCTGATTCCAAGAAACTTCAAAACCCCATAAAACTCCCACACCCAATGTATCAACCAATACGCAAAACGGCCTTCTGCCTGAGCTGGCCGCTGTTTGTGGCCTCCGGGCTACCCCTGGCTGGGGCGGTGCTAATGCCTACCCAGGCCTGGGCCCAAGCCACGCAAACCATTTCGGGCAAGATTACCAGCTCCGACAACGGCGAAACCCTGCCCGGCGTGACGGTGCTGCAGAAAGGCACCACCAACGGCGTTTCCTCCAACGCCGACGGTACCTTTACCCTGCAGGCGCCCCTGGGCAGCACCCTGGTGCTGAGCGCAGTAGGCTTCGTCAGTAAAGAAGTAACCGTCGATGGCCCCACGGTAAACGTGACGCTGGGCTCCGACGTGAAAGCCCTGAACGAGGTAGTGGTAGTGGGCTACGGCACCCAGAGAGCAGAAGCGGTAACTGGCTCGGTTGCGTCTATCAATGGAGAGGCCTTACGCGAAGTGCCATCAGCTAACATCACCCAGGCTCTGCAAGGCCGTTTGCCAGGTGTGGAATTTGCCCAATCCTCCTCTCAGCCCGGTGCTGCCACGCAAATCCGGATACGCGGTACCCGCTCACTGGGTGCCAGCAATGATCCATTGGTGGTATTGGATGGTATTCCTTTCCCGGGTTCGATTGGCGACATCAACCCCAACGATATTCAGAGTGTAGATATCCTGAAGGATGCGTCGGCCACGGCTATTTACGGGTCACGTGGGGCGAACGGAGTTGTCTTGATAACCACTAAAACCGGTAAAAAAGGGCAAAAAGCGCAGATAACCTACGACAGTTTTGTTGGTGCAAAAACAATTTTCGCCAAATACCCCATGATGAATGGGCCCGAGTTTGTTGAGCTTCGCAGAGCCGCCGGCCTGTATAAGAATGCCTTGGATGAAGCCGACGATGTAGATACCGATTGGCAGGACTTGTTGTATAAAACAGGTATTCAAACCAACCACAACCTGGGCGTTTCGGGTGGCACTGAGAACGGGCGGTATAATTTCAATGCGGGTTATTATCAAGAAGAAGGAGTAATTCCTACCCAGCAGTACACCCGTTATTCCGTACGTGGAACCCTTGACCAGGGCGTTGGTAAATACATCCGGTTGGGTTTCACTACCAATAATACCTATAACCTATCCGAGGGGTCCAATGTGGGTATATATGGCATCCTGAACTCCTCGCCAATCGCCAATCCTTACAATGCGGATGGTAGCCTGAAAAGAACTATCCGCATGCCGTTGGATGAGCAGTGGGTGTATACCCGCGAAACTGTGGAAGACTTGAGTGACAGGTGGTTAAGCGAAACCAGATCTATGGCCACCTACAATACCCTATTCGCGGAAGTTAAAATGCCGGGCGTAGAGGGATTGAAGTATCGGGTCAACCTGGGGGTAAACTACCGGCAGAGCCAGGGTGGTTCTTACACTGGACAAGGAATCACCGCAGTGAACCCTACTACAGTTTCCACAGCATCCGTCAGTAACTCGGTTACCAGAGACTGGACTATCGAAAACATTTTATCCTATGACCGCACCTTTGCTGAAAAGCATAATATAAATGCCATAGCCTTATACTCTGCCTCCGATAACACCTTCAATCGGTCGCAGATTAATGCCCGGGATATTCCTTCTGATGCCTTCCAGTACTACAACCTGGGACTGGCCGCCGGCGAAATCACCATACCCACTCTTAATAATGAGCAGCGGTATGAAAAATATGGTCTGTTGTCCTACATGGGGCGGGTAATGTATTCCTACGACGACCGGTATCTGTTATCCGCCACGGTCCGGGCGGATGGCTCCTCCAGACTTTCCCCCGGGAATAAATGGAAAACCTATCCTGCTGTGTCGCTAGGCTGGAACGTGGCCAAAGAGTCGTTTATGCAGGATATCTCTGTTATCGATATGCTGAAACTGCGGGCTGGTTACGGCGTCACGTCAAATCAGTCCATTAACCCCTATGCTACCCTGGGCCGTTTGACTACCCGACCCTATAACTTTGGCCCAACCGGCTACCAGACGGGGCTGTTCGTAAGCCAGTTGCCGAACGCTAACTTAGGCTGGGAATTCTCTAAAACCTGGAACTACGGGTTGGATTTTGCGGTGCTGAAAAACCGCCTTTCGGGTACCGTTGAGTACTATGTCACCAACACCGAGGATGTTCTGTTGCCTTTGCCACTGCCTCCTACTTCTGGCGTAGAGAGCTACACGGCCAACATTGGGTCTACCCAGAACAAAGGGGTGGAACTGTCTTTGAATGGGGTAATTCTGGAGAACCTCAATGGCTGGACCTGGGAAGTGGGGGCTAACCTGTATGCCAACCGCAACAAGATTACCTCGCTGGCTGGTGAGCAGCAGCGGGATGAAGGAAACTGGTGGTTTGTGGGCAAGCCGATCAACGTAATCTATGATTACGAGAAAGTAGGACTGTGGCAGGAAGGAGACCCCTACCGGAACATCCTGGAGCCCGGCGGAAACGTGGGGATGATCAAGGTGAAATACACCGGCGACTATACCGCAGATGGTACCCCTACCCGGGCCATTGGCCCGCAAGACCGTCAGGTTCTGGACGTGACCCCGAAGTTCCAGGGCGGTTTCAACACCCGGGTTTCGTTCAAAGGATTTGATCTGAGTGCAGTAGGTGCTTTCCAGAACGGCGGTATCCTCAACAGTACCCTGTATGGCTCATCGGGCTATCTTAACCTGATGAACGGTCGTCGGGGCAACGTGAAAGTGGATTACTGGACTCCCGAGAACACGGGCGCCAAATATCCCAAGCCTGGTGGCCTGGCTAGCGGCGACAACCCTAAGTATGGCAGCACGCTGGGGTACTTCGATGCCTCTTATTTGAAGATCCGCACGATTTCGCTGGGCTACAACTTCGACAACAACGCGTGGCTGAAAAGCTCCGGCATTAGCCGCCTACGGGTTTACGCAACGGCTCAGAACCCGTTTGTAATCTTCTCTCCCTACAAGAAAGAGTCGGGTATGGACCCTGAGACCAACTCGTACGCCGACCAAAACGTGGCCGTAACTACCGGCGTTCCGGCTCGTCTGTTGACAATAGGTACTAACTCGCCTGCAACCCGCACCTACCTGGTGGGCCTGAACTTTACCTTCTAATAAAGAGCACAATGAAAAGCTTCAACATAAAATTCTTTATCGGGGCGGCCCTAATATTGATGGCTGCGCCGGGGTGCAACGACCTTTTGGACGAAGAACCCAGGAGTATATACACGCCCGACTTCTTTCAGACCGAAAGAGGCGTGAACGGTGGGTTGACCTCCATGTACGCTCACCTACGCTACATCTACGGCGACGCTTACTTCTACAATGCGACGCTGACGGGCACCGATGAGGTAACCTATGGCCGGGATGCCGACGAGAACTTTCTGGCCATGGACTTCTCCGGTCGAGCGGCGCTGAACGCCAATAACAGCCGGGCGGATAGATTGTGGACGGCTGCGTTCCCGAACATCAACACGGCCAATGGTATTATCAAGAATGCCACCGCAGTAGGAACCATCTCGCCAGCCCTAGTTGCCGAAGCACGGTTTTTCCGCGCCTTCGATTACTTCATGCTGGTTCAAACCTTTGGCGGGGTGCCGTTGGATTTGGGGGCGGGCGAGTTGCAGTTCAATACCAATGCTTTCAGAGCCTCGGTCCGCAATACGGTACCCGAAGTGTATACCAAAGCAATTTTTCCTGACCTGATACAGGCCGTTGCCGACTTGCCGGCAACTCCCCGGGTGATAGGGGGCGTCACGAAAACGGCTGCCCGCCTGTATCTGGCCAAAGCTTACCTGACTTATGCCTGGTGGCTGGAAAACCCGAACAATATCCCAACCTATCCGGAGACTACCAGAACAGATCCGGCCGGTCGTAACGCCCAGTACTACTATCAGCAGGCGTATGATGTGGCCATGGCGGGTATTGAGAGTCCCGGCCCGTTCCGCTTGCAGCCCACGTACTATGATGTACATGTGGCCACAAATGACCGCAACGCTGAAATGCTGCTGTTTGCGGACCATACCGAATCCAGTGAGTTCTACAATGGCGGCAGCCTGACCTTTGGTAGCGGTGGGGCCCCGGATAACTTTGCCGGTTGGATGATGACCTGGAACTATACCAACCTCAGAACTTCAGGAATAGACGACAAAGGGGTACGTGGCCCTTTCTCTTCTGTTCAGCGGGAAGCAGTTCAGGCCCTAGGCCGCCCCTGGAACCGGATGGCTCCTACCATTGGCGCAGTGGAAACCACCTTTGCCGACAAGACAAACGATTCTCGCTACGATGGTACTTTTACCACTGTCTATCGTGGTAACTGGCCGAAAGCGGGTGGCGTTCTGCCAAAAGAACCCCTTAACGCCAACAATCTGCCGGTTAACCCAGGGGACCCAATCCTGACTTTCCTGAATGAAGAGCCTGCTACGGCTATTACCTACCCTACCGGAGGAGGTCCGAGCAATGTAGGAGCAGGAACGCTGCCCGGCCGCGCGGATTACGTGATTTCGCCGCGTGGTATAAGCCGGATTGTGTATCCAGGCCTTTGGAAGCTTGGTCCTTACCGCACCGATAATGGTTCGGGCTTAGGCCAGCCTAATGCTGCCAGTACTCGTCCGTTCAACATTGCCAAATTCTCGGAGCTGTACTTTGTAGCGGCAGAAGCAGCTGTGAAAGGAGCAACTACCAAATCGGGTCAAGGCGCTCGGGAATTGATTAATGTTATTCGCGCCCGGGCCGGCAAGTGGCGTTTCGATAATAATGGGAACGTGGCCAAGGTGCAGGATAATAGCGCTGCCATGACTTCAGCCACCCCGGCTACTATAGACATCAACTATATCCTGGCAGAACGCTCGCGTGAGTACTACGCCGAAGGGTATCGCTGGTATGATCTGGTGCGTACCCAGAAATGGAACGAGCTGGCTTCTACCTACCGTATCGGGGGAACCAACTACGGAGATCATACGCCTATAGTCGTTACGCGTACCATTCAGCCGCATCACTACCTGCGTCCTATTCCGCAGGTTCAGCTTGATCGTATGGATGTGTCGGCAGATGTAAAAGCTACTTATCAGAACCCTAGATACCAATAACTTAACGAGCAAGGGCTTAAAAGAATGGGTGCTCGTATTGAGCACCCATTCTTTTAAGCCCTTGTTTTTTGATGCATCGGTACGTGCCGGCATGTTGGTGAAACGCGTGAAAAAGCACGTGCCCTCTTTTATGACTTCCAAAGCGTCGCCTGCAAACGAAACTGGCTACTGCGGTTCCTCCCCGCGGCAGTCCACAGTCAGTCTTGCCGTGCTTGGTAGCTCGTTCGGCGGCGAGAAAATGGCCGCGCGAGTAGCAGGATAACGCAGAATCCTGGTTATCCACAGTAAGTGTAACCGTTGTCCTAGTAGGTGAAGTCAGCCGTGATTTCGCTCTGGAATCACAGCTTACTTAGGAAGGGTACTGTACACCGGCCTGATCAACCCAATGGCTT belongs to Hymenobacter cellulosilyticus and includes:
- a CDS encoding RagB/SusD family nutrient uptake outer membrane protein produces the protein MKSFNIKFFIGAALILMAAPGCNDLLDEEPRSIYTPDFFQTERGVNGGLTSMYAHLRYIYGDAYFYNATLTGTDEVTYGRDADENFLAMDFSGRAALNANNSRADRLWTAAFPNINTANGIIKNATAVGTISPALVAEARFFRAFDYFMLVQTFGGVPLDLGAGELQFNTNAFRASVRNTVPEVYTKAIFPDLIQAVADLPATPRVIGGVTKTAARLYLAKAYLTYAWWLENPNNIPTYPETTRTDPAGRNAQYYYQQAYDVAMAGIESPGPFRLQPTYYDVHVATNDRNAEMLLFADHTESSEFYNGGSLTFGSGGAPDNFAGWMMTWNYTNLRTSGIDDKGVRGPFSSVQREAVQALGRPWNRMAPTIGAVETTFADKTNDSRYDGTFTTVYRGNWPKAGGVLPKEPLNANNLPVNPGDPILTFLNEEPATAITYPTGGGPSNVGAGTLPGRADYVISPRGISRIVYPGLWKLGPYRTDNGSGLGQPNAASTRPFNIAKFSELYFVAAEAAVKGATTKSGQGARELINVIRARAGKWRFDNNGNVAKVQDNSAAMTSATPATIDINYILAERSREYYAEGYRWYDLVRTQKWNELASTYRIGGTNYGDHTPIVVTRTIQPHHYLRPIPQVQLDRMDVSADVKATYQNPRYQ
- a CDS encoding SDR family NAD(P)-dependent oxidoreductase; this translates as MPHVNGHAVHTSTLTHQNSFSLEGQLALITGGGSGIGLAIAQCMVHAGATVIITGRREEVLKDAVQAMGESAHYMVNDICDLASIDDMVEQLEAAYGPLDIVVNNAGINLKKPALQVTDEEFHNILHTNLNSVFALTRACARRMVERQRGVILMISSMAAYYGIDRVVAYAASKSAVEGMVKVLASEFSGDNVRVNAIAPGFIETEMSRKAMNNDPDRRDRAMRRTPMGKFGQPEDIGNAAVFMASDAARYITGVSLPVDGGNSIGF
- a CDS encoding SusC/RagA family TonB-linked outer membrane protein, which gives rise to MYQPIRKTAFCLSWPLFVASGLPLAGAVLMPTQAWAQATQTISGKITSSDNGETLPGVTVLQKGTTNGVSSNADGTFTLQAPLGSTLVLSAVGFVSKEVTVDGPTVNVTLGSDVKALNEVVVVGYGTQRAEAVTGSVASINGEALREVPSANITQALQGRLPGVEFAQSSSQPGAATQIRIRGTRSLGASNDPLVVLDGIPFPGSIGDINPNDIQSVDILKDASATAIYGSRGANGVVLITTKTGKKGQKAQITYDSFVGAKTIFAKYPMMNGPEFVELRRAAGLYKNALDEADDVDTDWQDLLYKTGIQTNHNLGVSGGTENGRYNFNAGYYQEEGVIPTQQYTRYSVRGTLDQGVGKYIRLGFTTNNTYNLSEGSNVGIYGILNSSPIANPYNADGSLKRTIRMPLDEQWVYTRETVEDLSDRWLSETRSMATYNTLFAEVKMPGVEGLKYRVNLGVNYRQSQGGSYTGQGITAVNPTTVSTASVSNSVTRDWTIENILSYDRTFAEKHNINAIALYSASDNTFNRSQINARDIPSDAFQYYNLGLAAGEITIPTLNNEQRYEKYGLLSYMGRVMYSYDDRYLLSATVRADGSSRLSPGNKWKTYPAVSLGWNVAKESFMQDISVIDMLKLRAGYGVTSNQSINPYATLGRLTTRPYNFGPTGYQTGLFVSQLPNANLGWEFSKTWNYGLDFAVLKNRLSGTVEYYVTNTEDVLLPLPLPPTSGVESYTANIGSTQNKGVELSLNGVILENLNGWTWEVGANLYANRNKITSLAGEQQRDEGNWWFVGKPINVIYDYEKVGLWQEGDPYRNILEPGGNVGMIKVKYTGDYTADGTPTRAIGPQDRQVLDVTPKFQGGFNTRVSFKGFDLSAVGAFQNGGILNSTLYGSSGYLNLMNGRRGNVKVDYWTPENTGAKYPKPGGLASGDNPKYGSTLGYFDASYLKIRTISLGYNFDNNAWLKSSGISRLRVYATAQNPFVIFSPYKKESGMDPETNSYADQNVAVTTGVPARLLTIGTNSPATRTYLVGLNFTF